The sequence below is a genomic window from Ovis aries strain OAR_USU_Benz2616 breed Rambouillet chromosome 19, ARS-UI_Ramb_v3.0, whole genome shotgun sequence.
aagcCCTCTCCAACTGCAGATAAAATATCTTGCTTCCacaaatttaacaaaatacaTACTAGCCCATGAACACACTACGCACGTCCCTCCCAAAGACCCTGACACTTAGGCTTCCAGAAACCCACACTGGTGACGAGTGTGTGTGTAATCCCTTACTTGAAGGAAAGCTGAATGAATCTTTCTCTCCACTGACACCAGCAGGACCAGAAATAAGTGGCTGGAAGGTGTAGAAAGAGCAAGGCTTAAGACACCAGCTGAGTCTGAGAAATAAACTGGAAGCAAGAAATGATGACAGCCCCCCTAAAGTTATGGGTATCAGTAAATAAGGTGGCTAGTCAATACATTAGAAGatacaaacaaaagaagaagagaaagagatgtgGGTCAAATGTGGGTGAACAGGACCTAATGAGGGGAGACTTGTGTGCAGGTGGGTGGAGTCTAGTGATGGGGTGTCTAACAGTTGAGGGCGGGGCTACAGACTAGGGTGGCCTAACTGATAGATGAGTGGACTCTAAAGACCAGGGCCATGGACACACAAAATGTGAGTGAGTCTCATACAGAAGGGATCTGTCCAGAGGATAATGAGCAGTGTCTAAAGGTGAGTAGTGTTTGGAAATAAGATGGATGGGGCCCAGAAATAAGAGGCCAGGGCTACCTGGGCCATGCCTCCtttcctcccagcaccagaggTGGGGTTAGGAATGGGAGGGTACCCCACTGAGCATCTCCATGTTCTTCCTTCCCCCAATCAGTTAGAGAAGGCAGCCATAAAGATTCAGTCATGGTGGCGTGGCAACACGGTACGCCGGACGTTACTGCATGCAGCACTCAGGGCCTGGGTCATCCAGTGCTGGTGGAGGTCGATGCAGGCCAAGATGCTGGAGCAAAGACGGCGCCTGGCACTAAGACTCTACACCTGCCAGGAATGGGCAGTGGTGAAGGTGCAGGCACAGGTCCGCATGTGGCAGGCCCGCAGACGGTTTCTCCAGGCACGCCAAGCGGCCTGCATCATCCAGTCTCACTGGCGCTGGCATGCCAGCCAGACTCGAGGCCTGATCCGGGGCCGCTATGAGGTCAGGGCCAGCCGGCTAGAGCTCGACATCGAAATCCTCATGACCTAGGGTGCTGGCAGAGCCAAGGAGACTGGATCTCTCTTCCAATAAAGACATTTACTGACCATGGTCTTGCCCTTTGGAAATCAGACCCACAGAAGAGGGATCGGCCCCTTATCTTCCTGCCTTCCACCctccaaaaaaattatttcctggcATAGTCTAAAGCCTGTCCCAGAACAACTCACACTAGGCCCTTGCTCCTAAAGTAAACCTGACCAATCTTGTACCCAAAAGAAAGCTCAGGGCTCAGGGCTGGCTCTGACACTTGAGTCAGCCTGATCCCAGCTCCCACCACAATTTGGGCAGGCACTGGGCTTTACTCTTCTGCAGCCGCTGCCAAGCCATTTCCGTTCAGATTAGGACTGGCTGCAGTCAGAACCAGCTGGGAAGGGCAGGATTCCACAGGCTTCTGATTGGCAGGGCCCTCAGGACCGGCACAGAGCTTGGCAGTGAGCCAGGAGGACATGGTACCCCCAgctgagcagcagcaggacagGTGCTGTGCCTCAATGGGGGACAGCCAGCTAAAGCCAGCCCCTGGGGAAGACGAGGGCAGAAGCAGAGAGGCTGCAGCTGTGcctgctgcctccctccccagaggCTAAGAGACATGGCTCCCTACCCCGCAACCCCACCCTGTGCTGGCCACTTCCTGGGAGAACCAAGCATGGAGTTGGTATGGTGGGGAGAGAGCCTGAGGATTGGAGTGGATAAACAAGCAGAGGAAGAATAGGGGTGAGCAGGCAGGAGGGCTATCCCTCTGCCATCAGAGGTCATTAGCTTGGGGATACAGCTTCTAAACCTTATCACATCCTCAGAAGCAGCTGAGCTGGCCTTCCCTCAAGATTCCCTCTTTCCCCAACCCTCTCACAAACTACCACACCCTCTGCTGAGCCTGCCTTGAGTGGGTGCTGATGTGTCTATGCTTTGCTGAGGCTCTTATTCTCTCTTGGAATTTATGTCTCAATCATCTCTGAATATGTTCTCTCAGCCTCTGCTTTGTCAAACATGACCAAGTCCATCACTCTCACCCTATGTCAGGTGTGACACTTGTCTGAACCTGCATCCCAGGAGTCTGAGGTCCATGACCCTCCCCAGGATTTTGCAGAGGGTGGCCTTGCATAAGGGATGGGAGGACCAGCTGGGGAGGTGTACAGAAGCCAGAGGTTTCCTTGGGCCTCGCAGCTGGGTAAGGTTCTCCCTCAGCCCAGGGctcagtgcgtgtgtgtgtgtgtttgggattCAGGGCAGGGTGTCCCTAGAATAGATGTGACAGATGTGAGGATTCAGGGTTCAGTTCGacatccatcacctccagtagcagCAAGTGTCAATGATGTAGCTAGGCTCCTCACTCTTCCAAGGGGCCCTTTTTAGGAGCTTCAACACAGCTTTCCCCTCCCTTACTGGCAGTGGTGAGTGGCAGGAAACTGGTTAGGTCTACAGACTGAACACGGCAGGAATTCTGCATGACTTAGCCTGTGAGGCATTCACCCCTGCAGTGAGAGGTGTTTCCAATCTATGCTAGCAAGAGTTTAACTCTCTGATTTACAGCCTACAATAGGGACTGGAATCCCCTAAGATACTGGAATGCCCTGATGCCTAGGCTCACCCAGATATTCTGCTTTATCTGGGCTGGGGAGTGGCCTGGGCACTGAAATTCAGTATGCATCCACAAGGTGAAAACTGATGAATTAAGTCCTTCCCAGCCCAGGTTACAGTCCCCTACTCAGCTCGTGTGGTCCCATCTGCAGATGGTCATGTAGAATTCCCAGCTTTACACTCAGTGGGCTCAAGGAAATCAaggttttcttctctctgatGAGCTAAGCATGCAAAGTAAAACAGGGATCTAGAGGCAGAGCTACCCTCGGTTCAAAACCTGTGGAAGCAGGAAGGTCCAGCACCTCCAGACAGCTGGGGTCTGAGACGGGGAAAGTAAGCTAGGCCTCTAGTCCCAGGTAGACAGTATCCCAGGAAGGTGGCACCACACAGGTGTCAGTAATGGAGACTGTGGGGGCAGTCCAAAAAGGCCAAGTTTCATCCAAAGTCTTCACCACCACTGCAAGAGTCCCTTCAAAGATCAGGGGTCTTGAGAAGCCAGGGATGGTCTAACCCTGTACGTGCTGGGCATCAGAGAGCTCCAAGCAGAGGAATGAAGCACAGAACAGGAATCAGGAGAGAAGCTCTTTTAGCAGCAAGGTCTGTGGCTAGCTGCCTGGATTAGTGGGaccatccttccttccttagcAAGGATGAGACCACAGTGGGACTTCTTACAGGCAGACCTCTCACAACCTCATAgaccctctcttctcttctccaccaTCACTGAGGACTGAGCTGCATAGGAACTCTTCCTGAGAATACACTGAAACAGCAGAAGCGGGAATGGGAGGAGCGTGATTGTGGCTAAGGGGCAGGTGTGGGCCGAAGAGCATTCTGGGGGACTTGGTGTCCCCACACACGCTCCTTCCTCAGGTGCCATGGTAGCCCCAAGAGATATGTGACCCAGGCCTGATCAACAAAGAAATCTACTGACCCTCAGACTGGTCTAGCCTCCTGGGCCTCTAAGAAGGTAGTTCAGTAAGTGAAAGCCCATCCCCTACCAGTCCCCTCCTGCCCGGGAAAAGGACCCCCACGTTACAGCTAGTCTCCTTGCCCCACAATGCCCACTCCATGCTCTCCAGCCCCTCACCTGATGCATCACCAACCTCAGTCCCGATCCCATCACTCCAGGGTCTCCATCCTAAATTTTCGTCTTTCTCTGTCCCACATGCGAAACCCAAAATGAGATGCCACAGCCACTGCCATGCATGCCCAGCAGCTTGAGTGGACCAACCCACATCCCCCTGATCACTCACACGCATTCACACACATTACAGGAGGCCTGGTTCTGACCATATCCCCCGACTCCCATTTTGCCAGGTGAATGCTGCTTAGTCTTTGTTCAGCTTTGTTTCTAAAACTCAAGTTTGATGTAGAAGGGCTGGACTGAGTTGAGAAGAAAATTTGTTTTCTGGGCACTCCCAAGCTGGGCTTTCATATAAACTGTTCAGAACAAAGAACTTAGGATAGAGTATATCCCTAACGAGGGTGGTAGATGTTGACAGTGAAAGGAGGTGGAGCACAGGGCCCACAGAGAAAGTTCCAGCCATACAGGAAGAGACAAAAGTCCATTCAGAGCCCTGAGATAGAGGAGTGTCAAGGGGCTCAGGTACCACTGCAGCCTGCAGCCAGATCCTGCCCTCGGCCCCTCCTCTCAGGTTActccaggagacacaggggaaccTGGGGGAGGCTGTACGATTCAGAGGCAAAAGTAGTACATGCCAGAGAAgggagagttccctggtggcctagtggttaggatgctAGGCTTTTACTCCTGtggtccgggttcaatccctggccaggaaactgaAATCCTGCTAGTagtgtggtacagccaaaaacaaaaagccaaggAAAGTACTGAAGGAGTGGGTCTGAGGGCTGCCCTCACTGAGCCCCGTATACTACTTACGGGACTGGGAAGGAGCCAAGAGTCCCGGACCCCAAGATGGGAGAGGCAAGATATCACAAAGGGGCCTAGGACAGAGACAAGAAGCCACAGAATCTGGGGACCTTGCCATCCAAGGCCAAGGCAGGGACCATGGGTATCAGAAGGTGAATTTACGTCTGTGGGTGGAGGACACAGTAGGATTATCTATTGAGGGTGGGCTGAAAACATGGTTTCCACAAGAGCAGCCAGAACCACCTGCAAGATGCAACCCTGGAGGGGAAAGTGGGATGTATCAATGAAAGATATTTGGCTATGAACTGGTAATTGCTGTTGGAATGATGACTACTCTCTCATTCTGAGATGTGTTCGAATATTTCtacaataaaaacatgaaaaaatgacTTTAGTATAAATAATAGAAGGATGAAAATTACTTAAATAACTTCCATAATAGTTAGGAATTGTATTGGGCTCTTAGGAACAGAAACCTGAAAACCAGCAgcttatacaaaataaaagtttgtttCCTTCTCCCATAAATAAAGCCCAGGAATGGGAAGGCCAAGGTGCAGCAGCTGCATAGTATCAAGAGGTTCCATCTTCTCTGTTTCCACGCTGCACTCCTGGGATGGGACTAGTCCTCTTAGTCCAGGATGACTCCTAGAATTCCAGCCATCAGGTCTGCGTTTCAGGAGAGTAGGtgaagagcaaagagagaaacACGCCATTCATTTCGTTTAAACGCCTTTCCCAGAAGGCTCACTCACCCAGCCTCCTCCGCTTATATTTCACTAGCTAGAACTGTTACCAGACCTTCCCTGCTACAAGGACACACTGTCGCCAAGTGTATCCAGAGAGGCTAGATTCTGCTCTGATGGAAACTTTCAAATCTCAATGGCTTAactgaaatgtatttctcactcaCACAAATCTGCTGATCTCCAGGCAATTCTCCATGGTTGTCTCTCTGTGTGCTTGctcagccttccaggctgctccAGGCTTACACCACCTCCACGTGGATATGAACTCCTGTGATTACACTCATCCAAGTAGGGGCAGGAAGGGCTGGAGAGACGAGTACTAGCCTTGCAGTCTTCTACTTAGAAGTGTCTTATTTCACTTCTGCTCCGTTTTATTGGCTCAACACCCATGCAGCTGTGTCTAACTTCAAGGAGAAGGATAATGCAATCTTCCAACATGCCTGAAAGGAGAGGGAATAAGAAGTTGGTGAAGAAATTAATGTGCCCCTCGTCATGGTGCCATTTATGAGATAAAAGAGAGAGTAGATGGGGTAGTGGTGACAACCAGCCTCAGGCACAGCTCCTTAAACATTAtagaaaaaataggaagaaaacatCTTGACCAAttcaacagaatggaaaaaattaata
It includes:
- the IQCF6 gene encoding IQ domain-containing protein F6; amino-acid sequence: MGGYPTEHLHVLPSPNQLEKAAIKIQSWWRGNTVRRTLLHAALRAWVIQCWWRSMQAKMLEQRRRLALRLYTCQEWAVVKVQAQVRMWQARRRFLQARQAACIIQSHWRWHASQTRGLIRGRYEVRASRLELDIEILMT